The nucleotide sequence CCTACAAGTCGCGTCAGACAACATAATAGGATCAACTAAATATAgcattagtttttttaattatgaatttaaattttaataaaaaaatatttaatagttCTATCTTTTTTGAAATAGATGTGTCTAATCTAATGTTTTAAAAGTTCAGTGTACACTAtaacaaaaatgatttattgaggcatcttttttagggtattttttagaaagtgtcTTCTAAAATACCACAATCTAAAAAAGTGCCtcaatacaataactttaatgagacacaacaattaagtgccctataaaataccattttaaggcacaatttaaaaaaGTGCCCTAATTAAACAATTCTAATGAGGCACGacaatgaaatgccctaatagacaaatataagtgtcttaatagataaatctaatagggcagaatttttgaaatgccccattaaaataattctaacaaaacaCTCTGATAAAGtaccctaatagacaaatcttaagtgcccAAATAGAgtaattctaatgaaacttagatatactataaaataaagataggcacatatattagtaagatgatgtgtagattaggtggtcaCGCATGTGCACGAAGAAAGAAAGGTTCAGGATTCGAGTCGAGGGAGAAGTAAGTTAGAGTTAAGAAAAAGCCTTGTGGgggatataaaatataaatttatagtgatttttgaggtatttttaattgtcgcaacaaacttaaatttatagttatttttgagACATTTGTAAGTGTCTCAATACGTTTTGGGCACAATTACACGCGGCATTTTTATTAGtgccctaatagttaaaatgctccaaaaaactatctattaagacatttttaaatgcctcttaatctAAAATTTGTTGTAATGGTACTTAAAACTTTTTTAATAAAGTACAAGAGTGCATTTaatctaatataaattaaaaagtgtTTAATAGGTTTACCTTTTTAGAATATAGATGTTTAATGtgctacaaatttttttttgataaaatacaaTAGTATATTTATATCTTCTCTTGAAACAAGACCATGCTTCATGTGCTCACTAACGGGTGCTTCTCACTTACTTTGttgaaatatttaataattttattatttttttaaaatacaagtgtttattaaaaaaaattaaaaatttaagatgtcataatatttttttttttataaaatacgCGATACATTTATGTTTCaccataaattatatttttatgtgcaCATAATTCCACAACTACAGCACATCACTGTGTTGACAGGAATGAAGCAACCTTAAATTAGCGTATTTTTTTGGGGTAATTAATTAGCACACATATGTAAACATTTTGTTGCGTATCTCTTCCAAACTAGAGTTTTGATGGAAACCaaaaggaaataataataataataaattaactgATATTGCACATACATACATTTTCTATATGCAAAAATAAGcacttattttctctctttctctatgcCTTCCCCACAAATAAACATTGTGTTCAAGAATAAGGATACGATACAACGCAGAGTTCCATGGACCAACAACAGCAAGCAGACGGGAAACATCGGTTTCATTTTGATCTTCCTTGTTGAAATGAAGGGTGCAGATTCACAGCCAAGGAGAGTTATATATGGGGGTCACCACGGACTTGGTTTGAAGATAGTTGTCAAGGGCGTGCAGTCCCTGTTCGCGCCCGAACCCGCTCATCTTGTACCCGCCGTAGGGGCAATCATTGTCAAATGCAAAATAGCAATTGATCCAAATGATGCCGGCCCTGATTGATCTCGACACTCTGTTGGCCACGTCTATGTCCTTTGTCACTATGCCAGCTGCCAGGCCGTATCTCGTCGCGTTAGCTCTCTGAATCGCCTCCTCAATCGTCCTGAAAACGAGGTCTAACCGAGTCATTTACATGAATTATAGTTATTCAATCGTCCTATacaattttaaaggaaaattgtCATCTTACAAGCAGCACTATCAGAACCAGGCGGAATGGGTTTTCTAGggtaaataagaaataaaaggacAAAGAAATGAACTCACTTGAACTTCATGAGTGACATAACAGGGCCAAAGATTTCCTCCTGTGCAATTCGCATGTTGTCCTGAGAAAGCCcaaaacattaatatatatggAACAAGTAGAGTAGAGATGAGGATTAATTGCAGTGATGAGGAGAGGCTTACAGTGACATCTTTGAAAATTGTGGGCTCGATGTAATATCCTTTATGGCCGCAGGGCTTACCACCCGTTAGCAAGGTGGCTCCTTCCCTCTTGCCGTGTTCGATGTAGGACAGTATTCTTTCAAATTGTTTCTTGTCAACCTGCACATGTTATTTGGTTGATGTGGAAACATAAATTTAGAATAGTCATCTTTAGAAAGGAAGTTTTTGTTCCATATAAATCACCAGTCTTGACAACCGTATATTAAGTTTTTATCTCATTATTATTATGCGAGATTGATAACAAGGTCTCTATAACATACAGATAATTGTGTACTTACTGAAACCATTTATTCAATCACTACTTGCGAATGAATTATGTTAGTTTGGAGCTTTTACCTGTGGTCCTTGATTAACTGCAGGATTGAAAGGATCTCCGACTACCCATCTTTTGGCCTTCTCTGCCAATTTCTTTGCGACTTCATCGTAAATTCCTTCTTGAACAAGAACACGCGATCCTGCCACACAAATTTCCCCCTGCAAACAATACAGGTACCacaaaaaaaccctaattgagTTTTGAACTAAAGAGGCGGCTTCATGCATAAATGTTCAGCCAAAGAGAGAAGAACAGTGAGAACGAAAAACATAGGCCAACTCAAGTGACTCTTTACCTTGTTAAACAATATTCCAAGAAGAGCGAGATCCGTGGCTTTGTCAACATCGGCATCGTCAAAAATTACGAGAGGGGATTTGCCTCCTAGTTCAAGTGACACAGATTTCAAATTGCTCATTGCTGCAGCTTGCATTATAAGTCGCCCCACTTCTGTTGAACCAGTAAAACTAACCTAAAAGTGCAACatcaatcaaaattattaaaaagtcACGAAAAGGGAGCTATAATTCTTTTGCCTTTCATCACCAATAGACTTGGATTGAGACTGTATTAAGTAGTTTTAACAATCACCTTATCAACGTCCATATGAGAGCAAATCGCAGCACCGGCCGTTGGGCCATTTCCTGTCACAACATTAATCACTCCATCTGGAACGCCAGCCTGGTAATCAAGTGTTAGAAGACCTTGCAAAGAGCTGAGTATATAGACTAACTAAATAAAAGAACGCTCGAGACTATTTCATAACTTGAATTTGTCACAAATTAAGGAATAATTTTAGTGTTACTGTGAAGAATCGACTAACACAACAGCGAAGTTGCCTACCAGCTTAGCCAAATGAGCATAGTAGAGAGATGAAAGGGGAGTCTGCTGGGCAGGCTTGACGACCATGGTACAGCCGGCAGCTAATGCCGGGGCTACCTTTATGAAGAACATCAGGGAAGGGAAGTTCCAGGGGATGATGAGTCCGACAACGCCAATTGGCTCGCGTAAAGTATACGCCTGAAATTCTCTCGACATCTTCAAGGTGTCGCCATGAATTTTGTCGGCTGCTCCGGCATAGTACCGAAGAAGCTCCGCCACGCCAGGAATGTCTACGGCCTTTCCCCAGCTAAACAATTTCCCGGCGTCAATGGTGTCCAACAGAGCCAGCTCCTCCACGTGTTCATCGATCAAGTCTGCAAATTTCAACATTATCCTCCCCCTTGCCTAAtcagaagaaaaataaagaaattaggCCTTTAGATCGTGAGAGTGACCATGCATGCTCATTCATGGCTCTAAGATTAGGCTTGATTCTGATGATTACGACCTCAAGTAACAATGACTAAGATGTCAACATGACTAAGATGGTGGTTAGGCTGTATAAGGACCATATATTGTAGAAATAATGGTGGCACAAGTGCACCTAAGATGTAAACATGTCCTTACACGACCGGGAAGGCGGGGCCAGGGGCCATGGTCAAATGCATCACTTAAGATGGCGGTTAGGCTGTATAATGACCATATATTGTAGAAATTATGGTGGCACAAGTGCACATAAGATGTAAACATGTCCTTACACGACCGGAGAGGCGGGGCCAGGGGCCATGGTCAAATGCATCGCGCGCTGCCTTGACAGCTAAATCAACATCTTCCTTATCTCCTTCCGCAACCCTTGCTATGGCTTCCCCTGTTCTTGGGTCCACGGTTTCAAATGTTTTTCCTATTCAGAAAGACAGAGGACAACATTACACAGACAAAAGTCTTAACATTCCAAagtgaaaataataatacaaaaaataaaattattccttTTTATACacttaaatttttgaataaaataattattaaaattttaaagtttaaaaaaatgttGAGTTACAAAAATTTAGATCATTTATATTGGACACGAAATgctatataatttaaatttataatgtaaatatttaaatttataaaagaacTTCATCAGCTATAAATATAAAGGATCATATTATGTGTACATTAAGAGCTATATCTTTGATTAAACACGTgcgtaaataattaaaatacgtcttttactttttcattattttgattgaaaaatatttttattattttaattatattatataattcatGACGTAGTTTAAAGACAATTCCTCCGGTCATTTCAAAAGAATTGGGAGGTGTTGACTTTGAGAAAGTAATATTGGAAGATGTTAATGAAATTGGAAGACATTAATTAAATGGGAAGACATTTGGGGAAGGCTAACTCGCTAATAGTCCAAAAGCAAACAGACCCACCATTAATTTTGGGTCTGAGAGGAGACCACAATGGCCggaaaaaatttagaatttaggaAGCAGAAAAttcatacaaagaaaaataataatttagaaAAAGTCATAAAAACGAATCGATAATGAATTTTTGGAGTTAAAAGTTAATAACTATAAAACTtcaaaacttaaatataaaaaatattattttaattatatattttcaagtTCGTTAGGATGATTTTAATAAACAGGTTATCCCTCTACTTCAGAAAAAATTGCTTCATTTTGTAttctttaaaaagaaatattcaCATATAATTTTCTCGTGCGTTGGATTGAACGGAGACATCCACGGctatttaaaatacatatattttttctttcctttcttttttttttttttgtaaaaattacaGTTCCATCCAACACTTTCCGAGATTTCACAGAACCCCCCGCGCTCCCCCGGTCCACTCGTGGATTGGCTCGCAGAATACTCTGAATCCAGACAACCCGCAGGTCCTCCACCCCATTCCGACGTGGTCTAATTCTCATTCAGTTATAGCGAGGGAGACGAGTTCTAAAATGAAATACATACGTTAAAAAAGAAGTAAATCATATTCAACATGCGCCGCTATACTCCTACTTCTACTGGGAACTCAAATTAATagaggaggaaaaggaaggtcGAAGAAGCGGCCGGAAGCTTGTTGAAGAGGAAGGAGATGAGGGAGTTTTAGCAGTAAGTATAAGGATCAAAAGGAAGAGAGATTTGTGCAGCGAGAGATTAGGCAAAAACCTGAAGCTGAATCCACAAAACTTCCACCGATGAAAAGCTTCGTGAACTTTATCTCTGGAATCTTGACCGGAGACTCCGAGCTTCCGTTTACGTCAAGAACcgccatctctctctttctctatttctgtCTCTGTGTATGGTTCGGTCCTCCTCCTTCATTGGGGGTgtgttatatataatacatcagTTTTGATCTCCTGCCCGCGTCGGGCATTTCTCATCTTGCCCGACGCGACGTGACACCCCCCCAATTAttattagataaaataatttaatatttttttaaatattattataatatcttatttaaaaatattttataaaaaacaaGTGTCATCTATTATTTGTATCGAGCATTGTTTATGTTGTCCATCGTAAAATACGAATATCAATTTAAAACAAACTAATTAATACAagaagtaattattaaaatttaaataaaaaatatcatattcgTTATCGATAATAATCATCAATCTATCATTTTGTATTCCATCAAAAGAATACTAAGATAATATGTGTCATCCAACTCATATCAtccagaaaaaattaaaaaaaaaaagtaatatcagaagcataatataatttataaaataagttaaattaatttaaaaaatatattatctatcaTGCAACGTATAACTGACAAGAGGACTTGATGTAGGATGGGCTGTGTCTGGACTGCAAGAGATACTTTTATAGTTACAGTTtgttttcaattaaaataataattattttattattatatataatataagcaaATGATCGATGGGATCTCAAATCAATAATTTAATGTGATTAACAATAAGTTGTAAATTAGAGTAGTAATTGAATTGGAACagtagaatttgaatttgttgctGAAGTGATTAATGATGTCTGTCTATAATTAACTTAAACTAATCTCTCTTTTAAAACAAAGACATAAAGAGGAggccataaataaataaaatacattaatttccAAATAAATTGTAATATATACTCCTATCTATGTCCTGtgcttaaatatatatatatatgcatactacatcttatcttttatttttaatagaaaaacctaaaataatacttttttcatttcttaataataatgttaaatttGTATAGGAAACGAAGATTGTACACCAAAATAAGccccaaaaaaatttgaattaggGCAGCATCTTTCCCAAAAGGAATCATAATTAATATCAAATCAAAaggcaaacaaatcaaaatcaccTTAGATTAAAAACAACAAGTTGAAactagaaattgaaattaaatttatatatatatatatttacattctTATTTATTAGAAATGATGTGATGCTTACGCTCTTCATATATAGTCaactaaattattaatttttagacCACGTCAGCTTGATTTActcacaaattaaaattaaattctagtcGGTTGATTTCAACGTCCTCAACTTGTGCtgctaattaaaattattaatttggtttgattCCCCAACcactcaaaaattatttaaaaaagaaaccCACACTTGTGCATTctataagtataaaaaattgaGTCTCAATTTAGTAGTGGTGTTTTTGGTGCGGTTTGGGCTGTTTTAGAGTATTTTTAACACACTAAATCGCATAATTTAGTTTGGTCCGTAAAAACTGTATCAAATAGCACCTCAATTTGCGATGTCGTCTGATACAATTTATGTGGTCTGAGAAATATGAAACCCTAATTATAGGGAACTTTAATATGCTAGCAACTAAATCCATAGAATAGTCTTATAAGTCTGAAACTCAGAACTCAATAGAGCAGTAAATGACAGAACTTACAGTGGTACTGAGTGGGAGTGAGAGTTGTCTGAAGTGAACGACCA is from Diospyros lotus cultivar Yz01 chromosome 2, ASM1463336v1, whole genome shotgun sequence and encodes:
- the LOC127793721 gene encoding aldehyde dehydrogenase family 2 member C4-like, encoding MAVLDVNGSSESPVKIPEIKFTKLFIGGSFVDSASGKTFETVDPRTGEAIARVAEGDKEDVDLAVKAARDAFDHGPWPRLSGRARGRIMLKFADLIDEHVEELALLDTIDAGKLFSWGKAVDIPGVAELLRYYAGAADKIHGDTLKMSREFQAYTLREPIGVVGLIIPWNFPSLMFFIKVAPALAAGCTMVVKPAQQTPLSSLYYAHLAKLAGVPDGVINVVTGNGPTAGAAICSHMDVDKVSFTGSTEVGRLIMQAAAMSNLKSVSLELGGKSPLVIFDDADVDKATDLALLGILFNKGEICVAGSRVLVQEGIYDEVAKKLAEKAKRWVVGDPFNPAVNQGPQVDKKQFERILSYIEHGKREGATLLTGGKPCGHKGYYIEPTIFKDVTDNMRIAQEEIFGPVMSLMKFKTIEEAIQRANATRYGLAAGIVTKDIDVANRVSRSIRAGIIWINCYFAFDNDCPYGGYKMSGFGREQGLHALDNYLQTKSVVTPIYNSPWL